The following coding sequences are from one Humulus lupulus chromosome X, drHumLupu1.1, whole genome shotgun sequence window:
- the LOC133804118 gene encoding protein EXPRESSION OF TERPENOIDS 1-like has product MAGFFCLGGPRDHHHPHQQSSTPSKQEDQQDQVERERNLFLYRSATDSEICTNNSNKGGSFEIWPHHHQHQQPQNFNNYVLSFGSSPSRANNNSSGSRNLNDVVSADDPTRLGFTVMRPGGVGGSGGMNCQDCGNQAKKDCIHLRCRTCCKSRGFQCQTHVKSTWVPAAKRRERQQQLTALQLQQQEQQFRVLDNSKRHRENQGGSAALIACTNTTTTTTTRLPSTSSGLELGGAFPAEVNSSAVFRCVKVSGMDDVDENYAYQTAVNIGGHVFKGILYDHGPEAHYTGGDGSSGRGGNGEDSTTQHLHLITAGNAGATHTAGGNPSISLLDPSMYPTPLNAFMAGTQFFPPPRS; this is encoded by the exons ATGGCTGGGTTCTTTTGCCTAGGCGGACCAAGGgatcatcatcatcctcatcagcAATCATCAACACCAAGCAAACAAGAGGATCAACAAGATCAAGTCGAAAGAGAACGAAACCTTTTTCTTTACAGATCAGCAACTGATTCCGAGATCTGCACCAACAACAGCAACAAGGGTGGTAGTTTTGAGATATGGCCACACCACCATCAACATCAGCAGCCTCAGAATTTCAACAACTACGTACTCTCCTTCGGGTCCAGTCCTAGCCGAGCTAATAATAATAGTAGTGGCAGTAGAAACCTAAACGACGTCGTTTCTGCTGATGACCCAACGAGATTGGGGTTCACAGTTATGAGGCCAGGCGGAGTAGGAGGTTCGGGAGGAATGAATTGCCAAGACTGTGGGAACCAAGCCAAGAAAGATTGCATCCATTTGAGGTGCCGTACTTGTTGCAAGAGCCGAGGGTTCCAGTGCCAAACTCACGTTAAGAGCACTTGGGTTCCGGCTGCCAAACGCCGCGAGCGGCAGCAACAACTGACGGCTTTACAACTTCAACAGCAAGAACAACAGTTTCGAGTGCTGGACAACTCCAAAAGGCACAGGGAGAATCAAGGAGGCTCCGCTGCTCTAATTGCTTGCactaatactaccactactactactactcgtTTACCTTCCACCTCGTCAG GGTTGGAACTAGGAGGAGCATTTCCTGCTGAAGTGAATTCTTCAGCTGTTTTCCGATGCGTGAAAGTCAGCGGGATGGACGATGTAGATGAGAACTACGCGTATCAGACGGCTGTGAACATTGGAGGGCATGTTTTCAAAGGGATTCTCTATGACCATGGTCCCGAAGCTCATTACACCGGCGGCGATGGCTCATCTGGCCGAGGCGGAAACGGGGAAGACAGTACTACTCAACATCTTCATCTTATAACAGCAGGAAACGCTGGCGCCACCCATACAGCCGGCGGTAACCCATCGATTTCGTTGCTTGACCCTTCAATGTACCCAACTCCACTCAACGCTTTTATGGCCGGTACGCAATTCTTCCCACCCCCGAGGTCTTAA
- the LOC133804341 gene encoding coatomer subunit alpha-1-like, giving the protein MLTKFETKSNRVKGLSFHSKRPWILASLHSGVIQLWDYRMGTLIDRFDEHDGPVRGVHFHKSQPLFVSGGDDYKIKVWNYKLHRCLFTLLGHLDYIRTVQFHHEHPWIVSASDDQTIRIWNWQSRTCISVLTGHNHYVMCASFHPKEDLVVSASLDQTVRVWDISSLKKKSGTSAPVDDILRLGQMNSDLFGGVDSVVKYVLEGHDRGVNWASFHPTLPLIVSGADDRQVKLWRMNDTKAWEVDTLRGHMNNVSCVLFHTRQDIIVSNSEDRSIRVWDATKRTGLQTFRREHDRFWILASHPEMNLLAAGHDSGMIVFKLERERPAFSVSGDSMYYVKDRFLRMYEFSTQKDTQIIPIRRPGSSSLNQGAKTLSYSPTENAVLICSDVDAGSYELYIIPKDSAGRGESMQEAKRGSGGSAVFVARNRFAVLDKSTNQILVKNLKNEVVKKSAIPIVIDAIFYAGTGNLLGRAEDKVVIFDLQQRLILGELQTPFVRYIVWSNDMESVALLSKHSIVIANKKLVHQCTVHETIRVKSGAWDDNGIFIYTTLNHIKYCLPNGDNGIIKTLDVPLYITKVNKNTIYCLDREGKNRDIIIDSTEYVFKLSLLKKRYDQVMSMIRSSDLCGQAVIAYLQQKGFPEVALHFVKDERTRFNLALESGNIQIAVASAKEIDEKDHWYRLGVEALRQGNAAIVEYAYQRTKNFERLSFLYLITGNSDKLSKMLKIAEVKNDIMGQFHNALYLGDINERVKILENAGHLPLAYVTAAVHGLHETAERLAAELGDNVPSVPAGKSPSLLVPPSPLICGGDWPLLRVMKGMFEGGLDNVVKNAEEEFEEAEDADWGEHLDIVDEETLQNGNGVSLVMEDGEVHEENEEGGWDLEDLDLPPEAETPKTANNARSIFVAPTPGVPVSQIWVQKSSLAAEHAAAGNFDTAMRLLSRQLGIQNFAPLRSLFLELHMGSHSHLRAFSSAPVISVAIQRGWSEAASPNVKGPPVLVFKLSQLDEKLKDAYRATTNGKFQEALRLFLSILHTIPLIVVDSRREVDEVKELIIIVKEYVLGLQLELKRKESQGDPVRQQELAAYFTHCSLQIIHLRLALMNAMTVCYKAGNLITAANFARRLLETNPKDNQAKTARQVLQAAERNMKDASQLNYDFRNPFVVCGATYVPIYRGQKNASCPYCSSHFVPAQEGQLCTVCNLAVVGSDASGLLCSPSQIR; this is encoded by the exons ATGTTGACGAAATTCGAGACCAAGAGTAATAGAGTGAAGGGGCTGAGTTTTCATAGTAAGAGGCCATGGATCTTGGCCAGTCTCCACAGTGGTGTGATCCAGCTCTGGGATTACAGGATGGGGACTCTCATTGATCGATTCGACGAGCACGATGGGCCGGTTCGTGGCGTTCATTTCCATAAGTCGCAGCCACTGTTTGTCTCCGGGG GGGATGATTACAAGATCAAGGTGTGGAACTACAAGTTGCATAGGTGTTTGTTTACTCTTCTAGGTCACCTAGATTACATCCGTACTGTTCAGTTCCATCATGAACATCCTTGGATTGTTAGTGCTAGTGATGACCAGACTATCAGAATTTGGAATTGGCAATCACGTACTTGCATTTCTGTGCTTACCGGGCACAATCATTATGTCATGTGTGCCTCATTTCATCCAAAGGAGGACCTCGTTGTCTCAGCATCCTTGGATCAGACTGTTCGTGTTTGGGACATCAGTTCTCTTAAGAAGAAGTCAGGAACATCTGCACCTGTTGATGACATCTTACGGTTGGGTCAAATGAATTCAGATTTATTTGGGGGGGTTGATTCTGTTGTCAAATATGTGTTAGAAGGTCATGATCGGGGTGTTAATTGGGCCTCATTCCATCCAACACTACCACTGATTGTCTCTGGAGCAGATGATCGTCAAGTGAAACTTTGGAGAATGAATG ATACAAAAGCTTGGGAAGTGGACACTCTAAGAGGGCACATGAATAATGTATCATGTGTTCTGTTTCACACAAGGCAAGATATCATTGTATCCAATTCAGAGGATAGGAGTATTCGTGTGTGGGATGCCACCAAGAGGACTGGTCTTCAGACATTTCGCAGGGAGCATGACAGATTCTGGATTCTTGCATCACATCCTGAGATGAACCTTTTGGCTGCGGGTCATGATAGTGGCATGATTGTCTTTAAGTTGGAGAGGGAACGTCCTGCTTTTTCTGTGAGTGGTGATTCAATGTACTATGTCAAAGATCGTTTTCTGCGGATGTATGAGTTCTCAACTCAGAAAGACACTCAAATAATTCCTATTCGAAGGCCTGGTTCATCTTCCTTGAACCAAGGAGCGAAGACACTTTCTTATAGTCCTACTGAAAATGCAGTATTAATCTGTTCAGACGTGGATGCGGGTTCATATGAACTTTATATCATACCAAAAGATAGCGCTGGCCGAGGTGAGAGTATGCAGGAAGCGAAAAGGGGAAGTGGAGGATCAGCAGTTTTTGTTGCTCGAAATAGGTTTGCAGTGCTTGATAAGAGCACCAACCAAATCCTTGTTAAGAACCTTAAAAACGAGGTTGTAAAAAAGAGTGCCATTCCCATTGTCATTGATGCAATATTTTATGCTGGAACCGGAAACTTGCTCGGTAGGGCAGAGGATAAAGTAGTTATTTTTGACCTTCAGCAGAGGCTTATTCTCGGGGAGCTTCAAACTCCATTTGTAAGGTATATTGTTTGGTCAAACGACATGGAATCTGTTGCTCTCCTAAGCAAACATTCTATTGTGATAGCGAATAAGAAGCTTGTTCATCAATGTACTGTACATGAGACAATTCGTGTTAAGAGTGGGGCTTGGGATGATAATGGTATCTTCATATACACTACGCTGAACCACATCAAGTACTGCCTTCCGAATGGGGACAATGGGATTATTAAGACTCTTGATGTTCCATTGTATATAACAAAAGTGAACAAAAACACTATTTACTGTTTGGATCGAGAAGGAAAGAACCGAGACATTATTATTGATTCAACTGAATATGTTTTCAAGTTGTCACTTCTGAAGAAAAGATATGACCAGGTTATGAGCATGATTAGGAGTTCTGACCTCTGTGGACAGGCTGTGATAGCGTATCTCCAGCAGAAAGGCTTCCCAGAGGTTGCTCTTCATTTCGTCAAAGATGAGAGGACCCGTTTCAATTTGGCACTTGAGAGTGGTAACATCCAGATTGCTGTTGCGTCTGCTAAGGAAATAGATGAGAAGGATCACTGGTACCGGTTGGGTGTGGAGGCCCTTCGTCAGGGTAATGCAGCCATTGTAGAATATGCATACCAGAGGACAAAGAACTTTGAGAGGTTATCATTCTTGTATCTTATTACTGGAAATTCGGATAAGTTATCTAAAATGCTAAAAATTGCTGAAGTGAAAAATGATATAATGGGTCAGTTTCACAATGCTTTATATTTGGGTGATATCAATGAGCGGGTTAAGATCTTGGAGAATGCTGGCCACTTGCCCCTTGCTTATGTTACAGCTGCAGTTCATGGGCTCCATGAAACTGCAGAACGTTTGGCAGCTGAACTAGGTGACAATGTTCCTTCTGTACCAGCTGGTAAATCACCATCTCTTTTGGTGCCTCCAAGCCCACTCATTTGTGGTGGAGACTGGCCCTTGCTGAGGGTTATGAAGGGAATGTTTGAGGGTGGTCTTGATAATGTTGTCAAGAATGCAGAggaagagtttgaggaggctgaAGATGCTGATTGGGGAGAGCATTTGGACATTGTTGACGAGGAAACCTTGCAGAATGGCAATGGTGTCAGTTTGGTTATGGAAGACGGGGAGGTACATGAGGAGAACGAAGAGGGAGGATGGGATCTTGAAGATCTTGACCTTCCACCTGAGGCTGAAACCCCAAAAACTGCCAACAATGCCCGTTCAATTTTTGTTGCCCCAACTCCTGGTGTGCCTGTTAGTCAAATTTGGGTCCAAAAGTCATCCCTTGCGGCTGAACATGCAGCTGCCGGTAATTTTGATACTGCAATGCGGTTATTGAGCCGGCAGCTGGGTATACAGAATTTCGCTCCTTTAAGATCATTATTCCTTGAGTTACACATGGGTAGTCATTCTCATCTAAGGGCCTTCTCGTCAGCTCCTGTGATTTCTGTTGCGATTCAGAGGGGATGGAGTGAAGCAGCTAGCCCCAATGTCAAAGGTCCCCCTGTACTTGTGTTTAAACTATCTCAGCTGGATGAGAAGCTTAAAGATGCTTATAGGGCGACAACTAATGGGAAATTCCAAGAGGCTTTACGTCTTTTTCTCAGTATTCTACATACTATTCCTCTTATTGTAGTTGATTCAAGGAGAGAGGTCGATGAAGTAAAAGaattaattatcattgtaaagGAATATGTTCTGGGTTTGCAGTTGGAACTCAAGAGGAAGGAAAGCCAGGGTGATCCTGTTCGCCAACAAGAGCTGGCAGCCTACTTCACCCACTGTAGTTTGCAAATAATTCACTTGAGACTGGCGCTGATGAATGCTATGACTGTTTGCTACAAAGCTGGTAATCTTATCACGGCAGCTAATTTTGCCAGGCGACTGTTGGAAACCAACCCCAAAGATAACCAAGCAAAAACTGCTAGGCAAGTCTTGCAGGCAGCAGAGAGGAACATGAAAGATGCCTCCCAGTTGAACTATGACTTCAGGAACCCATTTGTTGTCTGTGGCGCAACATATGTGCCCATATATCGTGGACAGAAGAATGCTTCATGCCCGTACTGCAGCTCTCATTTTGTGCCAGCACAGGAAGGACAGCTTTGTACTGTTTGTAATCTTGCTGTCGTTGGATCAGATGCATCGGGTTTGCTCTGTTCTCCTTCCCAGATCAGATGA